In a genomic window of Flavobacterium sp. KACC 22761:
- a CDS encoding aromatic amino acid ammonia-lyase: MNTINEYLSLAEFESIIFGNNKVAISDVVLNRVKESFNFLKEFSGNKIIYGVNTGFGPMAQYRIKESDQIQLQYNLIRSHSSGTGKPLSPVCAKAAILARLNTLSLGNSGVHPSVIHLMAELINRDITPLIFEHGGVGASGDLVQLSHLALVLIGEGEVFYKGGRRPTRDVFAIEDLKPIQVEIREGLALINGTSVMTGIGVVNVHHAKKLLDWSLKSSCAINELVQAYDDHFSAELNQTKRHKGQQEIAERMRQNLSDSTLIRKREDHLYSGENTEEIFKEKVQEYYSLRCVPQILGPVLETINNVASILEDEFNSANDNPIIDVKNQHVYHGGNFHGDYISLEMDKLKIVITKLTMLAERQLNYLLNSKINEILPPFVNLGTLGFNFGMQGVQFTATSTTAESQMLSNPMYVHSIPNNNDNQDIVSMGTNAAVITSKVIENAFEVLAIEMITIVQAIDYLGQKDKISSVTKKWYDDVRRIIPEFKEDQVMYPFVQKVKDYLINNL; encoded by the coding sequence ATGAACACAATTAATGAATATTTAAGTTTAGCAGAATTCGAGTCAATCATTTTTGGAAATAACAAAGTTGCAATCAGTGATGTAGTTTTAAATCGAGTAAAAGAAAGCTTTAATTTCTTGAAAGAATTTTCAGGAAACAAAATAATATATGGTGTAAATACTGGCTTTGGGCCAATGGCTCAATATAGAATTAAAGAGTCAGATCAAATTCAGCTGCAATACAATTTAATCAGAAGCCACTCTTCTGGAACAGGAAAACCATTAAGTCCAGTTTGCGCAAAAGCGGCGATCTTGGCACGTTTGAACACGCTTTCATTAGGAAATTCAGGAGTTCACCCCTCAGTGATCCACTTGATGGCAGAACTTATTAATAGAGATATTACGCCTCTAATTTTTGAGCACGGTGGCGTTGGTGCGAGTGGTGATTTAGTACAATTATCACACTTGGCTCTAGTATTAATTGGCGAAGGCGAAGTTTTTTATAAAGGCGGAAGAAGACCAACCCGTGATGTTTTTGCCATTGAAGATTTAAAACCAATTCAAGTTGAAATCAGAGAAGGTTTGGCTTTAATCAACGGAACTTCTGTAATGACAGGAATTGGTGTTGTGAATGTTCATCATGCTAAAAAATTATTAGATTGGTCATTAAAATCTTCTTGTGCTATTAACGAATTGGTTCAGGCCTATGACGATCACTTTTCGGCAGAATTAAACCAAACGAAACGCCACAAAGGACAACAAGAAATTGCAGAAAGAATGAGACAAAATCTTTCTGATAGTACTTTGATCCGCAAAAGAGAAGATCACTTATATTCTGGAGAGAACACTGAGGAAATTTTCAAAGAAAAAGTTCAGGAATATTATTCATTAAGATGCGTTCCACAAATTTTGGGACCAGTTTTAGAAACCATAAATAATGTCGCTTCAATTTTAGAAGACGAATTCAACTCGGCAAACGACAACCCTATAATTGACGTAAAAAATCAGCACGTTTATCATGGAGGAAATTTCCACGGAGATTATATTTCGCTTGAAATGGACAAACTGAAAATCGTTATTACAAAATTAACAATGCTGGCAGAACGTCAATTGAATTATTTATTGAATTCAAAAATCAACGAAATTCTTCCTCCATTTGTAAACTTAGGAACATTAGGATTTAATTTCGGAATGCAAGGTGTTCAATTTACCGCAACCTCAACAACTGCCGAAAGTCAAATGTTGTCGAACCCAATGTACGTGCACAGTATCCCAAACAACAATGACAATCAAGACATTGTAAGCATGGGAACAAACGCAGCGGTAATTACTTCGAAAGTGATCGAAAATGCTTTTGAAGTTTTGGCAATCGAAATGATTACCATCGTTCAAGCAATTGATTATTTAGGCCAAAAAGACAAAATTTCATCGGTTACTAAAAAGTGGTACGATGATGTTCGCCGTATTATTCCGGAATTTAAGGAAGATCAAGTAATGTATCCTTTTGTTCAAAAAGTAAAAGATTATTTAATCAACAATTTGTAG
- a CDS encoding NAD(P)/FAD-dependent oxidoreductase, with translation MTQEFVDVLVIGAGPSGCVSASYLHKNNVKVKVVEKAKFPRLVVGESLIPRVMDHFAEAELYDALNAMNFEKKLGARFIRGEEICVFDFSQKFGEGWDWTWQVPRADFDNTMAQEVVRKGIDLEFETEVLEVSFEGKNSKTIVKDKDGNLKEIHAKFIVDSSGYGRVLPRLLDLDTPSKLDPHSSIFTHVKDINREEGEEGTQISFDILETEVWLWVIPFSNGNTSLGVVGPTDFINSLSENKDNAEALRNAIQKSDYYIKRFKGTEFLFEPVKLENYSRAVKRMYGDGFALTGNSSEFLDPVFSSGVAFATESGMLAAKLYLKESQGIPVDWEVEFTQYMKRGIAVFTTYVQEWYTGNLQTLFFHQPENPDVKEKICSVLAGYVWNEENPFVKKHDHVIANMAYLLNMQKEQKSPE, from the coding sequence ATGACACAGGAGTTTGTTGATGTTTTAGTGATTGGTGCAGGACCTTCAGGATGTGTTTCTGCATCGTATCTTCATAAAAATAATGTCAAAGTTAAAGTTGTAGAAAAAGCAAAATTCCCAAGATTGGTGGTTGGCGAGAGCCTTATTCCGCGAGTGATGGATCATTTTGCAGAGGCAGAGCTTTATGATGCGCTAAACGCGATGAACTTTGAGAAAAAACTTGGAGCCCGTTTTATTAGAGGCGAAGAAATTTGCGTTTTTGATTTTAGTCAAAAATTTGGAGAAGGTTGGGATTGGACTTGGCAAGTGCCACGTGCTGATTTTGACAACACTATGGCGCAGGAAGTAGTTCGAAAAGGAATTGATTTAGAATTTGAAACTGAAGTTTTAGAAGTTTCTTTTGAAGGAAAAAACTCGAAAACAATTGTAAAAGACAAAGATGGAAATTTAAAAGAAATCCACGCCAAATTTATCGTTGATTCCAGCGGATACGGACGTGTTTTGCCAAGACTTTTAGATTTGGATACGCCTTCAAAACTAGATCCGCATTCTTCGATTTTTACGCATGTAAAAGATATTAATAGAGAAGAAGGCGAGGAGGGAACTCAAATTTCGTTTGATATTTTAGAAACCGAGGTTTGGCTTTGGGTTATTCCGTTTTCAAATGGAAACACAAGTTTGGGAGTTGTTGGCCCGACTGATTTTATCAATTCGCTTTCTGAAAATAAAGATAATGCTGAAGCGTTGCGAAATGCGATTCAGAAATCAGATTATTACATCAAAAGATTTAAAGGAACTGAGTTTTTGTTCGAGCCAGTAAAATTGGAAAATTATTCAAGAGCGGTAAAAAGAATGTACGGCGATGGTTTTGCTTTGACGGGAAACAGCTCTGAATTTCTAGACCCAGTATTTTCTTCAGGAGTTGCTTTTGCAACTGAATCTGGAATGTTGGCAGCAAAATTATATTTGAAAGAATCACAAGGAATTCCTGTAGATTGGGAAGTGGAGTTTACGCAATATATGAAACGTGGTATTGCTGTTTTCACGACTTATGTTCAAGAATGGTACACAGGAAATTTACAGACTTTGTTTTTTCATCAGCCAGAAAATCCAGATGTGAAAGAAAAAATTTGTTCGGTTTTAGCTGGATATGTCTGGAATGAAGAAAATCCTTTTGTGAAAAAACACGATCATGTTATTGCAAATATGGCCTATTTACTAAACATGCAAAAAGAACAAAAAAGCCCTGAATAA
- a CDS encoding sodium/sugar symporter, with amino-acid sequence MNQNLAFADYAVFIIYFIVVSVYGYSVYRKRKQDEHDAKAYFLAEGNLTWWAIGASLIASNISAEQFIGMSGEGFFLGIAVAAYEWLAAVALIIVAVWFIPVYLKNKIYTMPQFLKTRYNESTALIMAVFWLFLYVFVNLTSILYLGAVAINGLAGGEYLHVIMIGLAVFALFISLGGMKVVAYTDVIQVAVLIIGGLVTSYIALTTVGQYFGVGENAIAGFKVLMKEAPEHFKMIIPRPTATSSQLEIDKYLTFPGLLSYAAGIWIINLNYWGCNQYITQRALGADLQTARTGILFAGMLKLLMPLIVMLPGIAAYVLYQNGHLPQLVGGKDGAYSAILTFLPTGLKGLSVAALTAAIVASLAGKVNSISTIYTLDVHKKYIQKEAGEKQQVNIGRIAVFAAMLLAVLFTWNDLLGIGGVGGFTYIQKYTGFISPGVFAMFFLGMFWKRTTGTAAIVGVILGFLLSVLFNEYAPMLFGNDTLLYTAYANGKGAFEIPFHICMGLSFFFTMLAMIGISFAGPKVNPKAFEIDSEMFKVKPQTTVLIVITLLIIVALYVKFW; translated from the coding sequence ATGAACCAGAACCTCGCTTTCGCCGATTATGCGGTTTTTATTATTTATTTCATCGTAGTCTCTGTCTACGGTTACAGTGTTTACCGCAAACGTAAACAAGACGAACATGATGCTAAAGCTTACTTCTTGGCTGAAGGAAACTTAACTTGGTGGGCTATTGGAGCGTCATTAATTGCTTCAAACATTTCAGCTGAACAATTCATCGGGATGAGCGGTGAAGGTTTCTTTTTAGGAATCGCTGTTGCTGCATACGAATGGCTTGCTGCTGTGGCCTTAATTATAGTAGCCGTTTGGTTTATTCCCGTATATCTTAAAAATAAGATTTACACAATGCCTCAATTCTTAAAAACACGTTACAACGAATCTACTGCTTTGATTATGGCGGTTTTCTGGTTGTTTTTGTATGTTTTTGTAAACTTGACTTCTATCCTTTATTTAGGAGCTGTTGCTATTAATGGTCTTGCTGGTGGTGAATATCTGCACGTCATTATGATCGGATTGGCGGTATTTGCTTTGTTCATTTCGTTAGGAGGAATGAAAGTTGTGGCTTATACTGACGTTATTCAGGTTGCGGTTTTAATCATTGGTGGTTTAGTAACTTCATATATTGCATTAACAACTGTTGGACAATATTTTGGCGTTGGAGAAAATGCGATTGCCGGTTTCAAAGTCTTGATGAAAGAAGCTCCTGAGCATTTCAAAATGATTATTCCAAGACCAACTGCCACTTCATCTCAACTTGAAATTGACAAATATTTGACTTTCCCAGGATTATTATCTTACGCTGCTGGTATTTGGATCATCAACTTAAACTACTGGGGTTGTAACCAATATATTACGCAAAGAGCATTAGGCGCTGATTTGCAAACGGCTCGTACAGGTATTTTATTTGCTGGTATGTTAAAATTATTAATGCCACTTATCGTAATGTTGCCAGGTATTGCGGCTTACGTTTTATACCAAAACGGACATTTACCACAATTAGTTGGAGGAAAAGATGGAGCTTATTCTGCAATCTTGACATTCTTGCCAACAGGTTTAAAAGGACTTTCTGTAGCTGCTTTGACTGCTGCAATCGTTGCTTCGTTAGCAGGTAAAGTAAACAGTATTTCGACTATCTATACATTAGACGTTCATAAAAAATACATCCAAAAAGAAGCGGGTGAAAAACAACAAGTAAACATTGGTAGAATTGCTGTTTTTGCTGCAATGTTATTAGCTGTTTTATTTACATGGAATGACCTTCTTGGAATTGGAGGAGTTGGAGGATTTACTTACATCCAAAAATACACAGGATTTATTAGCCCTGGAGTTTTCGCCATGTTCTTCCTTGGTATGTTCTGGAAAAGAACAACTGGTACTGCTGCAATTGTTGGGGTAATTTTAGGATTCTTATTGTCTGTATTATTCAACGAATATGCGCCAATGTTATTCGGAAACGACACATTATTATATACAGCATACGCTAACGGAAAAGGAGCTTTTGAAATTCCTTTCCACATTTGTATGGGATTATCATTCTTCTTTACAATGTTAGCAATGATCGGAATCAGTTTTGCTGGACCAAAAGTAAATCCAAAAGCGTTTGAAATTGACTCTGAAATGTTTAAAGTAAAACCACAAACTACAGTTTTAATCGTAATTACATTATTGATTATTGTTGCACTGTACGTTAAATTCTGGTAG
- a CDS encoding UDP-glucose--hexose-1-phosphate uridylyltransferase, whose translation MKNFDINEDPHRRFNPLINEWVLVSPHRAKRPWQGQNETIATEALPKYDPTCYLCPGNVRANGMNNPKYESSFVFENDFAAMKQDEIIFEEDIKHTFFKAKPEQGISRVVCFSPRHDLTLPEMEIDGIENIIRTWQKEYTDLGSIKYINHVQIFENKGSVMGCSNPHPHGQIWAQSSLPTQVEKTQNSLKAYFDKNQRTLLEDYLQAELKSGDRIVIENDHFVALVPFWAIWPYETMILSKRAFGKITDFTSEETTAFAKILKQLTTKYDNLFSTSFPYSSGIHQTPTDGLKHPEWHFHMHFYPPLLRSATVKKFMVGYEMMGESQRDITPEKSAEILRQQSDVHYKSL comes from the coding sequence ATGAAAAATTTTGACATTAACGAAGATCCTCACAGACGTTTTAACCCTTTAATCAATGAGTGGGTTTTAGTTTCACCTCACCGCGCAAAACGCCCTTGGCAGGGACAAAACGAAACTATTGCTACTGAAGCTTTGCCAAAATACGACCCAACTTGTTATTTATGCCCAGGAAATGTTCGTGCCAACGGAATGAACAATCCGAAATATGAAAGTAGTTTTGTTTTTGAAAATGATTTTGCTGCGATGAAACAAGACGAAATTATTTTTGAAGAAGATATTAAACACACTTTCTTTAAAGCAAAACCAGAGCAAGGAATTTCAAGAGTAGTTTGTTTTTCGCCTAGACACGATCTGACATTGCCAGAAATGGAAATTGACGGAATTGAAAATATCATCAGAACTTGGCAAAAAGAATATACCGATTTAGGAAGCATCAAATATATCAATCACGTTCAAATTTTTGAAAATAAAGGAAGTGTAATGGGGTGTTCTAACCCGCATCCGCATGGACAAATTTGGGCGCAATCCTCATTGCCAACACAAGTTGAAAAAACACAAAACAGCTTAAAAGCTTATTTCGACAAAAACCAAAGAACGCTTCTTGAAGATTATCTTCAGGCAGAATTAAAATCAGGCGATCGTATTGTAATCGAGAACGATCATTTTGTGGCATTAGTTCCATTTTGGGCAATTTGGCCTTACGAAACCATGATTTTAAGTAAAAGAGCTTTCGGAAAAATCACTGATTTTACTTCAGAAGAAACGACTGCTTTTGCCAAAATCTTAAAACAGCTTACAACAAAATACGATAACTTATTCAGTACTTCTTTCCCATATTCATCAGGAATTCACCAAACGCCGACAGACGGATTGAAACATCCTGAATGGCATTTCCACATGCATTTTTATCCACCATTGTTAAGATCAGCGACGGTTAAAAAATTCATGGTTGGTTATGAAATGATGGGAGAATCACAAAGAGATATCACTCCTGAAAAAAGTGCCGAGATTTTAAGACAGCAATCAGATGTGCATTATAAAAGTCTTTAA
- the galK gene encoding galactokinase yields MNEILIQNTTAFFEKSFGSAPQKIVLSPGRINIIGEHIDYNDGYVLPAAIDKVICFAFEKNNTKKSKVIAIDLNEEFEIDLTEKVELNDAVWTNYIRGVIKQLQDNGFAFEGFNCVFSSNIPVGSGLSSSAALECGMIFGIASLFDLKIEKKDIALLGQKAEHWVGINCGIMDQFSSVHGLDNKVIKLDCNTLEFEYHNADFKDYSLILMDSNVKHSLFTSEYNTRRIECEQGLTIIKNNFPEIKTFRDCKEEQLLSIQDQFDPTVFKRVHFVVKEINRVIKACEALDKGNIELLGQLLFETHYGLSQEYAVSCEELDMLVDTAKADDAIVGSRLMGGGFGGCTINLIKKGHENEVKSKFSNLYLDTFGIELKFYDVKISNGTQLL; encoded by the coding sequence ATGAATGAGATTTTAATACAAAACACCACAGCATTTTTTGAGAAATCCTTTGGGTCTGCTCCTCAAAAAATTGTACTTTCTCCAGGAAGAATCAATATCATTGGAGAACATATTGATTATAATGACGGTTACGTTTTGCCAGCCGCAATTGACAAAGTAATTTGTTTTGCTTTTGAGAAAAACAACACCAAAAAATCGAAAGTAATTGCAATTGATTTAAATGAAGAATTTGAAATCGATTTGACTGAAAAAGTTGAATTGAATGATGCTGTTTGGACCAATTATATTCGCGGCGTTATCAAACAGCTTCAGGATAATGGTTTTGCTTTTGAAGGTTTCAACTGTGTTTTTAGCAGCAATATTCCGGTTGGATCTGGATTATCTTCTTCGGCGGCTTTAGAATGTGGAATGATTTTCGGAATTGCATCACTTTTTGATTTAAAAATTGAAAAGAAAGACATAGCATTATTAGGACAAAAAGCAGAACACTGGGTTGGGATCAACTGCGGTATTATGGATCAGTTTTCAAGCGTTCATGGTCTTGACAACAAAGTAATCAAATTAGACTGCAACACCTTGGAATTTGAATATCACAATGCCGATTTCAAAGATTATTCTTTGATTTTGATGGACAGCAATGTGAAACATTCTCTTTTTACATCTGAATATAATACCCGAAGAATTGAGTGTGAACAAGGTCTAACAATTATAAAAAATAATTTTCCAGAAATAAAAACTTTTAGAGACTGCAAAGAAGAACAACTTTTGAGTATTCAAGATCAGTTTGATCCAACAGTTTTTAAAAGAGTGCATTTTGTGGTAAAAGAAATCAACCGCGTAATCAAAGCTTGTGAAGCGCTTGATAAAGGAAATATAGAACTTTTAGGGCAACTGCTTTTTGAAACACATTATGGATTATCTCAAGAATATGCTGTGAGCTGCGAAGAGCTTGATATGCTTGTAGATACTGCAAAAGCTGATGATGCAATTGTTGGTTCTCGTTTAATGGGAGGCGGTTTTGGCGGATGCACCATAAATTTAATTAAAAAAGGTCACGAAAATGAGGTAAAAAGTAAGTTTTCAAATCTTTATTTAGATACATTTGGAATTGAATTAAAATTCTATGATGTAAAAATCTCAAACGGAACACAACTACTTTAA
- a CDS encoding glycoside hydrolase family 2 protein, with protein sequence MKLIFKSIFFLFLLNFSFGKVQAQSRTKVNFGADWEFKREETPAQDWEKVTIPHTARLEKLVVIKQFQGTSWYQKKFKTTISKDQKAFIYFEGVMQEADVWINDKKVANHKGGYLPFTVDVTPYLNANNENIIKVKVNNEDNPNFLPGKPIKDLDFNYYGGIYRNVYFITTSKLHITDAVNANKIASGGIYANFKNISKNQASGTVQVHLKNEFESDRTASLKFILTDNSGKKAEFKSENFTVKSNSDYTLTQKISVANPKLWSTSNPNLYKLEVQVLSNNKIIDSYSEKIGIRKSEIKADGYYLNDEKIYITGTNEHQEYPYLGYALSDEAQYRDAVKIKNAGFDFVRMSHYPHAEAFFNACDELGILVMNSLTGWQFFGGEEFQKNAYQDIRDMARRDRNHPSIIFWEASLNETEMSAAFMKEATKTLKEELAFDSNYSASWIDNDNYDIFIPARQHAKAPDYWTKYSKGNRKIFIAEYGDWEYYAQNAGFNQTEFANLKEEERTSRQLRAAGEKRLLQQAYNFQEASNSNRKGANTIGEANWLMFDYNRGYSPDIESSGISDIFRIPKFAYYFYQSQRDANVVLDKKVAFGPMVSIANFWTPESPLNVTVYSNCDEVALYVNDILIAKEKPTVNSNSDKLEHAPFIFKVSAFQAGTLRAEGFIGGKKVASNSVKTPGKASKIELNYDLSSVRINPNFPDMVFVYAKITDVNGTVIPTATNEVTFSLSEGNAEIIGQNPVQAEAGIATIILKTKDLKKKIVLKATSNNLQETTITITK encoded by the coding sequence ATGAAATTAATTTTTAAATCAATATTCTTCTTATTTCTGCTGAATTTTTCTTTCGGAAAAGTTCAGGCGCAGTCACGCACAAAAGTAAATTTTGGCGCCGATTGGGAATTCAAAAGAGAAGAAACCCCAGCTCAGGATTGGGAAAAAGTTACGATTCCGCATACGGCAAGACTGGAAAAATTAGTTGTAATTAAACAATTTCAAGGAACTTCTTGGTATCAGAAAAAATTCAAAACTACTATTTCAAAAGATCAAAAAGCCTTTATCTATTTTGAAGGCGTAATGCAGGAAGCAGATGTTTGGATTAACGACAAAAAAGTTGCCAATCACAAAGGCGGATATTTGCCTTTTACGGTTGATGTTACGCCGTATTTGAATGCCAATAATGAAAACATAATTAAAGTAAAAGTCAACAACGAAGACAATCCGAACTTTCTTCCGGGAAAACCAATTAAGGATTTAGACTTTAATTATTATGGCGGAATTTACAGAAATGTTTATTTTATCACGACTTCGAAACTACATATTACCGATGCTGTAAATGCTAATAAAATAGCAAGTGGCGGAATTTATGCAAATTTTAAGAATATCAGCAAAAATCAGGCTTCGGGAACGGTTCAGGTTCATTTGAAAAATGAATTTGAATCAGATAGAACAGCTTCTTTGAAATTTATCTTAACGGATAATTCGGGTAAAAAAGCAGAATTTAAATCAGAGAATTTCACTGTAAAATCTAATTCTGATTATACGCTGACTCAAAAAATTTCGGTTGCAAATCCAAAACTTTGGTCAACTTCTAATCCGAATTTATACAAATTAGAAGTTCAGGTTCTTTCGAATAATAAAATTATTGATTCTTATTCAGAGAAAATCGGAATCAGAAAATCAGAAATAAAAGCCGATGGTTATTATTTGAATGACGAAAAAATTTACATCACTGGAACAAACGAACATCAAGAATATCCATATTTAGGTTACGCACTTTCTGATGAAGCGCAGTATCGCGATGCGGTGAAAATTAAAAATGCAGGTTTTGATTTTGTGCGCATGTCGCATTATCCGCATGCCGAAGCTTTCTTTAATGCTTGCGACGAATTGGGAATTTTGGTGATGAACAGTTTAACCGGCTGGCAGTTTTTTGGGGGAGAAGAATTCCAAAAAAACGCCTATCAAGACATTCGCGATATGGCGAGAAGAGACAGAAATCACCCGAGTATTATTTTTTGGGAAGCGTCGTTGAACGAAACAGAAATGTCTGCAGCTTTTATGAAAGAAGCGACAAAAACGTTGAAAGAAGAATTGGCTTTTGATTCTAATTACAGTGCAAGCTGGATCGACAACGATAATTACGACATCTTTATTCCGGCGCGCCAACACGCAAAAGCCCCAGATTATTGGACAAAATACAGCAAAGGAAACCGTAAAATTTTCATCGCCGAATATGGTGATTGGGAATATTATGCTCAAAATGCAGGTTTCAACCAAACGGAATTTGCGAATTTAAAAGAAGAAGAAAGAACGTCAAGACAGTTGCGCGCTGCGGGCGAAAAAAGACTTTTGCAGCAAGCTTACAATTTTCAGGAAGCTTCAAACTCTAACCGAAAAGGCGCAAATACTATTGGTGAAGCCAACTGGTTAATGTTTGATTACAATCGTGGCTACAGTCCAGATATTGAAAGTTCTGGAATCAGCGATATTTTCAGAATTCCGAAGTTTGCTTATTATTTCTACCAAAGTCAACGCGATGCGAATGTGGTTTTGGATAAAAAAGTAGCGTTTGGACCAATGGTTTCTATTGCCAATTTCTGGACTCCAGAATCGCCATTAAATGTTACCGTATATAGCAATTGCGATGAAGTGGCTTTGTATGTAAATGACATTTTAATTGCCAAAGAAAAACCAACTGTAAACAGCAACAGCGACAAACTGGAACACGCGCCATTTATTTTCAAAGTAAGCGCATTTCAAGCGGGAACTTTACGTGCTGAAGGATTTATCGGCGGAAAAAAAGTGGCTTCAAATAGCGTAAAAACTCCAGGAAAAGCTTCGAAAATAGAATTGAACTATGATCTTTCTTCGGTAAGAATCAATCCTAATTTTCCGGATATGGTTTTTGTTTATGCAAAAATTACGGACGTAAACGGAACAGTCATTCCGACTGCAACAAACGAAGTAACTTTTTCTTTAAGCGAAGGAAATGCAGAAATAATTGGACAAAATCCTGTTCAGGCCGAAGCCGGAATTGCAACGATTATTCTTAAAACAAAAGATCTGAAAAAGAAAATTGTTCTAAAAGCAACATCAAATAATTTACAAGAAACTACTATTACAATTACCAAATAA
- a CDS encoding arabinogalactan endo-beta-1,4-galactanase encodes MKKIKLLVSLIALAVFASCTTTKDSKETKPEEKGFAKGADVGWLPQMEATGYKFYDTDGKEKDCLQLLKDRGINTIRLRVWVNPNNDKASGHCSPEETVVMAVRAQKMGMRIMIDFHYSDSWADPGKQNKPAAWAKHSFAELLNDVYNHTYHVLSLLKKAGVTPEWVQVGNEIPGGMLWPEGSSDNFGQLAQLLNKGYDATKAIDSKIKVVVHLDEGNKSEKFRWFFDKATENHVKYDVIGMSYYPYWIKTDYKSTILDLENNLKDMASRYNKEVMVVEVGGDYTLVQNTKELLEATIKAVKSVPNNKGLGVIYWEPEGEKSWSGYQLSAWLSEGKPSPALDAFKN; translated from the coding sequence ATGAAGAAGATCAAATTATTAGTTAGCCTTATTGCTCTTGCTGTTTTTGCTTCGTGCACGACAACAAAAGACAGCAAGGAAACAAAACCGGAAGAAAAAGGTTTTGCAAAAGGCGCCGATGTTGGCTGGCTACCGCAGATGGAAGCAACAGGCTATAAATTTTATGACACCGATGGAAAAGAAAAAGATTGTCTGCAATTATTGAAAGACAGAGGAATCAACACCATTCGCCTTCGCGTTTGGGTAAACCCGAATAACGATAAAGCAAGCGGGCATTGCAGTCCCGAAGAAACAGTTGTCATGGCAGTTCGTGCTCAAAAAATGGGAATGCGTATCATGATCGACTTTCATTACAGCGATTCGTGGGCAGATCCTGGAAAACAAAACAAACCTGCCGCTTGGGCAAAACATTCATTTGCTGAACTTTTGAATGATGTTTACAATCACACTTATCACGTTTTGAGTTTATTGAAAAAAGCCGGCGTTACTCCAGAATGGGTTCAGGTTGGAAATGAGATTCCGGGCGGCATGCTTTGGCCGGAAGGAAGTTCTGATAATTTTGGGCAATTGGCACAATTGCTTAACAAAGGATACGATGCCACAAAAGCGATCGATTCAAAAATAAAAGTGGTAGTTCATCTTGATGAAGGAAACAAAAGCGAAAAATTCAGATGGTTTTTTGACAAAGCAACTGAAAATCATGTAAAATATGATGTAATCGGAATGTCATATTATCCATATTGGATCAAAACCGATTACAAAAGCACCATTTTAGACCTAGAGAATAATTTAAAAGATATGGCTTCAAGATACAATAAAGAAGTCATGGTTGTCGAAGTTGGAGGCGATTATACTTTGGTTCAAAACACAAAAGAGCTTCTTGAAGCGACTATAAAAGCAGTAAAAAGCGTTCCAAATAATAAAGGTTTGGGCGTGATTTACTGGGAACCAGAAGGCGAAAAAAGCTGGAGCGGTTATCAATTAAGCGCTTGGCTTTCTGAGGGAAAACCTTCACCGGCGTTGGATGCTTTTAAGAATTAA